One Phaseolus vulgaris cultivar G19833 chromosome 4, P. vulgaris v2.0, whole genome shotgun sequence DNA window includes the following coding sequences:
- the LOC137836372 gene encoding uncharacterized protein: MEFFQKAKVVRLRSYHDKYMLADENQDNVFQDRNGCYNNAKWSVEMIENSNFIRLKSCYGKYLTASNMPFILRGTGKRVLQTLPSRLNSSVEWEPIREGVQVRLRTRYGQYLRGNGGLPPWRNTITHDVPHRTSTANWILWDVDIVELRPQNQPKPRPRPTPITPPNKSGSLTPTPTDLSPSSSPLAMISDMDSLVRIDLRSPTTPECEDSEEGLSPVKEGRVIFYDVGDENGDVDDAKKESYFIFKGSSVSELRDKLQEETGLDDILVCCRNPFTAKLYPLRLQLPPNSSDMHVVLVPSSFQVE; the protein is encoded by the exons ATGGAGTTCTTCCAGAAGGCAAAAGTGGTGCGTTTGAGAAGCTACCACGACAAGTACATGTTGGCCGATGAGAATCAAGACAACGTGTTCCAAGATCGAAACGGTTGTTACAACAACGCCAAATGGAGCGTGGAGATGATAGAGAATTCGAATTTCATAAGGTTGAAAAGCTGCTATGGAAAATACCTAACAGCTTCGAACATGCCGTTCATATTGAGAGGAACAGGGAAAAGAGTGTTGCAGACTCTTCCTTCGAGGTTGAACTCTTCTGTGGAATGGGAACCCATAAGAGAAGGCGTTCAGGTGCGGTTAAGAACACGCTACGGACAGTATCTGCGTGGCAATGGAGGGTTACCACCTTGGAGGAACACCATCACCCATGATGTTCCTCATCGTACCTCAACGGCAAATTGGATTCTGTGGGACGTGGATATTGTGGAGCTTCGACCTCAGAATCAACCGAAACCTAGACCACGACCAACTCCTATTACACCTCCCAATAAATCTGGTTCCTTGACTCCGACACCGACAGATCTTTCACCTTCTTCTTCTCCATTGGCGATGATCTCCGACATGGATTCTTTGGTGAGGATTGATCTTCGATCTCCCACGACACCCGAG TGTGAAGATTCAGAAGAGGGTTTATCACCAGTGAAAGAAGGAAGAGTAATATTTTATGATGTGGGGGACGAAAATGGTGATGTTGATGATGCAAAGAAAGagagttattttatatttaaaggaAGCAGTGTGAGTGAATTAAGAGATAAATTGCAAGAAGAAACAGGGCTTGATGATATTCTTGTGTGTTGCCGCAATCCATTCACTGCAAAACTCTATCCTCTTCGTTTGCAATTACCTCCTAATTCTTCTGACATGCATGTAGTTCTTGTTCCTTCTTCATTCCAAG TGGAATGA
- the LOC137836373 gene encoding exocyst complex component EXO70A1-like, with protein MEISQAMDALRQRATFVKESLHKSQTITDNMVSILGSFDHRLSALETAMRPTQIKTHSIRSAHDNIDKTLKAAEGILTQFDQTRMAEAKILRGPHEDLESYLGAVDQLRANIRFFTSKKSFKCSETVINHANSLLTKAISKLEEEFKHLLTNYSKPVEPDRLFECLPNSLRPSNSGKHGEGGGKNHSRKQSSEGVAFALPTLIPPRVIPLLHDLAQQMVQAGHQQQLFRIYRDTRATVLEQSLRKLGVERLSKDDVQKMQWEVLEAKIGNWIHYMRIAIKLLISGEKKICDQIFDGVDSLKSQCFAEVTAGSVAMLLSFGEAIAKSKRSPEKLFVLLDMYEIMRELQPEVEMLFESKVCTEMREAAINLSKRLAQTALETFVDFEEAVEKDATKTTVMDGTVHPLTSYVINYVKFLYDYQSTLKQLFHEFDPNDPEGQLAIITTRIMQALQSNLDGKSKQYKDPALTQLFLMNNIHYIVRSVRRSEAKDMLGDDWVQIHRRIVQQHANQYKRISWAKILQCLTVPGGDNNSGVSRTMIKDRFKTFNDQIEEIHQRQSQWTVPDSELRESLRLAVAEVLLPAYRSFLKRFGPVIENGKNPYKYMVYSPEHLEQMLGEFFESKIWGEPKR; from the exons ATGGAGATATCGCAAGCGATGGACGCTCTGCGTCAAAGAGCGACGTTCGTGAAGGAGTCACTTCACAAGAGCCAGACCATCACCGATAACATGGTCTCCATTCTCGGCTCCTTCGATCATCGTCTCTCCGCCCTCGAAACCGCCATGCGTCCCACTCAG ATAAAAACGCATTCAATTCGTAGTGCACATGATAATATTGACAAGACTCTAAAAGCAGCAGAGGGCATTTTGACGCAATTCGACCAGACACGAATG GCGGAGGCTAAAATACTTCGAGGGCCGCATGAGGATCTTGAAAGCTATTTAGGAGCAGTTGATCAGTTGAGGGCAAATATTCGTTTCTTTACTAGTAAAAAGAGCTTCAAATGCAGTGAGACTGTCATCAACCATGCTAATAGCTTGCTTACCAAAGCTATCTCAAAGTTAGAAGAGGAATTCAAACACCTTTTGACAAATTATAG tAAACCTGTGGAACCTGATCGCCTTTTTGAGTGCCTCCCAAACTCTCTAAGGCCCTCAAATTCTGGGAAGCATGGTGAGGGTGGTGGAAAAAACCATTCTCGAAAACAAAGTTCAGAAGGTGTCGCTTTCGCCCTTCCAACTCTCATTCCACCAAGAGTCATACCTTTGCTACATGATTTAGCACAGCAAATGGTTCAAGCTGGCCATCAACAACAACTTTTTCGAATCTACAG AGATACCCGAGCTACAGTCCTGGAACAAAGTCTTAGGAAGTTAGGTGTCGAAAGGTTGAGTAAGGATGATGTTCAAAAAATGCAATGGGAGGTTTTGGAGGCAAAGATTGGGAATTGGATTCATTATATGAGGATTGCT ATCAAATTGCTGATTTCTGGAGAGAAGAAAATTTGTGATCAAATATTTGATGGCGTGGACTCTTTGAAATCTCAATGTTTTGCTGAAGTCACTGCTGGTAGTGTGGCTATGCTTCTTAGTTTTGGAGAGGCTATTGCAAAAAGCAAGAGGTCACCTGAGAAATTATTTGTTCTTCTAGACATGTATGAGATCATGAGAGAGCTTCAACCAGAG GTTGAGATGCTTTTTGAAAGTAAAGTATGCACTGAAATGAGAGAAGCTGCAATAAATTTGTCAAAGAGATTAGCTCAAACTGCCCTAGAAACCTTTGTTGATTTTGAGGAAGCAGTTGAAAAAGATGCCACTAAAACTACTGTAATGGATGGAACTGTCCACCCTTTAACCAGCTACGTGATCAATTACGTAAAGTTTCTATATGA TTATCAATCAACCTTGAAACAACTTTTTCATGAGTTTGATCCCAATGATCCGGAAGGACAATTAGCAATTATTACAACAAGGATTATGCAGGCTCTCCAAAGTAACTTGGATGgaaaatcaaaacaatataaAGATCCAGCATTGACCCAGTTGTTTCTTATGAATAACATCCATTACATAGTGAGATCTGTGAGAAG GTCAGAGGCAAAGGACATGTTAGGGGATGATTGGGTGCAAATACATAGAAGAATTGTGCAACAACATGCAAATCAGTATAAAAGGATTTCTTGGGCAAAG ATTTTACAATGCCTCACTGTCCCAGGAGGGGACAACAATAGTGGAGTCTCAAGAACAATGATTAAAGATAGATTCAAGACATTTAACGATCAAATTGAAGAGATTCATCAAAGGCAATCTCAATGGACTGTTCCTGACAGTGAATTGCGTGAATCTCTTAGATTGGCTGTTGCTGAAGTCTTGTTGCCTGCATATAGATCTTTCCTTAAACGTTTTGG GCCCGTGATAGAGAATGGCAAAAATCCTTATAAGTACATGGTATATTCTCCCGAACATCTTGAGCAAATGCTAGGTGAATTTTTTGAAAGCAAGATATGGGGTGAACCAAAGCGATAA
- the LOC137836863 gene encoding uncharacterized protein isoform X2 — MAMRRCFVGSGQANTSVFSLSFSSILPTFHYKRTRPRERRCTTHAICHATKSKEELLVVVGGGAAGVYGAIHAKTVAPHLSVVVIEKGKPLSKVKVSGGGRCNVTNGHCVDNMILAENYPRGHKELRGSFFNIHGPVDTMSWFASHGVELKVEDDGRVFPVSNSSSSIIDCLNSEVKQRGVSLQTRKTVAAISILSSGKFLLEIQQHTSVHVERVEADYLLIASGSSRQGYTLASQLGHSIVDPVPSLFTFKIEDLRLRELSGVTFPKVKVRLKLDSVQRNIPKLTQVGPMLVTHWGLSGPAILRLSAWGARFLFSSSYKGQLFVDFIPDLHVENLKSVLSHHKLQYAKQKVLNSCPPEFGITKRFWSYVLERQGLSGDVLWASISNSSLMSIGSVLKNCIFEVTGKGQFKDEFVTAGGVPLSEISLNTMESKVCTRLFFAGEILNVDGVTGGFNFQNAWSGGFIAGTTIGRLALGSCLGLK, encoded by the exons ATGGCAATGAGACGGTGCTTCGTAGGTTCTGGACAAGCTAACACCTCTGTCTTCTCTCTCAGCTTTTCCTCAATACTTCCTACCTTTCACTACAAACGTACCAGACCAAGGGAAAGGCGTTGCACTACCCATGCCATTTGCCATGCTACAAAG TCAAAGGAGGAGCTTTTGGTGGTTGTTGGGGGTGGGGCAGCTGGGGTGTATGGAGCAATTCATGCTAAGACTGTGGCACCCCATCTTAGTGTTGTAGTTATAGAGAAGGGAAAGCCTCTCTCCAAG GTGAAAGTTTCTGGAGGAGGACGGTGCAATGTGACTAATGGGCATTGTGTTGACAATATG ATTTTGGCAGAAAACTATCCCAGAGGGCACAAGGAACTGAGGGGatctttttttaatatacatGGTCCGGTGGATACAATGTCCTGGTTTGCCTCTCATGGAGTGGAGCTGAAG GTTGAGGATGATGGCAGGGTATTTCCTGTCAGCAACAGCTCTTCTTCTATAATTGATTGTCTCAATTCTGAAGTGAAGCAAAGGGGAG TTTCTCTGCAGACAAGAAAAACTGTAGCAGCAATATCTATTTTATCTAGTGGCAAATTCCTTCTCGAGATTCAGCAGCACACATCTGTTCATGTTGAACGAGTTGAAGCTGATTATCTATTGATTGCTAGTGGTAGTAGTCGTCAG GGTTATACTCTTGCATCTCAGCTTGGTCATTCAATTGTAGATCCAGTGCCAAGCTTGTTTACTTTCAAAATAGAAGATTTGCGTTTGCGGGAGTTGTCTGGG GTTACATTCCCTAAAGTTAAAGTGAGGCTAAAATTGGATAGTGTCCAAAGGAATATACCTAAGCTTACACAG gtTGGTCCCATGTTAGTTACACATTGGGGGCTCAGTGGACCTGCTATTCTTCGGTTATCTGCTTGGGGTGCCCGTTTTCTATTCAGTTCAAGTTACAAAG GTCAACTTTTTGTGGATTTTATCCCTGACCTGCATGTGGAAAATTTGAAGTCAGTTCTTTCTCATCACAAGCTTCAATATGCG AAACAAAAGGTACTTAATTCCTGTCCTCCTGAATTTGGCATTACAAAAAGATTTTGGAGCTATGTGCTGGAACGACAG GGTTTAAGTGGAGATGTCTTGTGGGCTTCTATCTCAAATAGTTCATTGATGTCCATAGGTTCTGTGTTAAAGAACTGCATATTTGAAGTGACAGGCAAG GGTCAATTTAAGGATGAATTTGTTACTGCTGGTGGTGTTCCCTTGTCAGAG aTTTCGCTTAATACAATGGAAAGCAAAGTTTGCACACGTCTATTCTTTGCTGGAGAG ATACTGAATGTTGATGGGGTAACTGGTGGCTTCAATTTCCAG AATGCTTGGTCAGGAGGGTTTATTGCAGGAACCACTATTGGTAGATTAGCACTTGGATCTTGTCTAGGTTTAAAGTAA
- the LOC137836863 gene encoding uncharacterized protein isoform X1, with translation MAMRRCFVGSGQANTSVFSLSFSSILPTFHYKRTRPRERRCTTHAICHATKSKEELLVVVGGGAAGVYGAIHAKTVAPHLSVVVIEKGKPLSKVKVSGGGRCNVTNGHCVDNMILAENYPRGHKELRGSFFNIHGPVDTMSWFASHGVELKVEDDGRVFPVSNSSSSIIDCLNSEVKQRGVSLQTRKTVAAISILSSGKFLLEIQQHTSVHVERVEADYLLIASGSSRQGYTLASQLGHSIVDPVPSLFTFKIEDLRLRELSGVTFPKVKVRLKLDSVQRNIPKLTQVGPMLVTHWGLSGPAILRLSAWGARFLFSSSYKGQLFVDFIPDLHVENLKSVLSHHKLQYAVNYASLCSLQNTTNLCSIVLSWTWKKQKVLNSCPPEFGITKRFWSYVLERQGLSGDVLWASISNSSLMSIGSVLKNCIFEVTGKGQFKDEFVTAGGVPLSEISLNTMESKVCTRLFFAGEILNVDGVTGGFNFQNAWSGGFIAGTTIGRLALGSCLGLK, from the exons ATGGCAATGAGACGGTGCTTCGTAGGTTCTGGACAAGCTAACACCTCTGTCTTCTCTCTCAGCTTTTCCTCAATACTTCCTACCTTTCACTACAAACGTACCAGACCAAGGGAAAGGCGTTGCACTACCCATGCCATTTGCCATGCTACAAAG TCAAAGGAGGAGCTTTTGGTGGTTGTTGGGGGTGGGGCAGCTGGGGTGTATGGAGCAATTCATGCTAAGACTGTGGCACCCCATCTTAGTGTTGTAGTTATAGAGAAGGGAAAGCCTCTCTCCAAG GTGAAAGTTTCTGGAGGAGGACGGTGCAATGTGACTAATGGGCATTGTGTTGACAATATG ATTTTGGCAGAAAACTATCCCAGAGGGCACAAGGAACTGAGGGGatctttttttaatatacatGGTCCGGTGGATACAATGTCCTGGTTTGCCTCTCATGGAGTGGAGCTGAAG GTTGAGGATGATGGCAGGGTATTTCCTGTCAGCAACAGCTCTTCTTCTATAATTGATTGTCTCAATTCTGAAGTGAAGCAAAGGGGAG TTTCTCTGCAGACAAGAAAAACTGTAGCAGCAATATCTATTTTATCTAGTGGCAAATTCCTTCTCGAGATTCAGCAGCACACATCTGTTCATGTTGAACGAGTTGAAGCTGATTATCTATTGATTGCTAGTGGTAGTAGTCGTCAG GGTTATACTCTTGCATCTCAGCTTGGTCATTCAATTGTAGATCCAGTGCCAAGCTTGTTTACTTTCAAAATAGAAGATTTGCGTTTGCGGGAGTTGTCTGGG GTTACATTCCCTAAAGTTAAAGTGAGGCTAAAATTGGATAGTGTCCAAAGGAATATACCTAAGCTTACACAG gtTGGTCCCATGTTAGTTACACATTGGGGGCTCAGTGGACCTGCTATTCTTCGGTTATCTGCTTGGGGTGCCCGTTTTCTATTCAGTTCAAGTTACAAAG GTCAACTTTTTGTGGATTTTATCCCTGACCTGCATGTGGAAAATTTGAAGTCAGTTCTTTCTCATCACAAGCTTCAATATGCGGTAAATTATGCCTCCTTGTGCTCTCTGCAAAATACTACAAACCTATGTTCCATTGTATTAAGTTGGACGTGGAAG AAACAAAAGGTACTTAATTCCTGTCCTCCTGAATTTGGCATTACAAAAAGATTTTGGAGCTATGTGCTGGAACGACAG GGTTTAAGTGGAGATGTCTTGTGGGCTTCTATCTCAAATAGTTCATTGATGTCCATAGGTTCTGTGTTAAAGAACTGCATATTTGAAGTGACAGGCAAG GGTCAATTTAAGGATGAATTTGTTACTGCTGGTGGTGTTCCCTTGTCAGAG aTTTCGCTTAATACAATGGAAAGCAAAGTTTGCACACGTCTATTCTTTGCTGGAGAG ATACTGAATGTTGATGGGGTAACTGGTGGCTTCAATTTCCAG AATGCTTGGTCAGGAGGGTTTATTGCAGGAACCACTATTGGTAGATTAGCACTTGGATCTTGTCTAGGTTTAAAGTAA
- the LOC137836863 gene encoding uncharacterized protein isoform X3: protein MAMRRCFVGSGQANTSVFSLSFSSILPTFHYKRTRPRERRCTTHAICHATKSKEELLVVVGGGAAGVYGAIHAKTVAPHLSVVVIEKGKPLSKVKVSGGGRCNVTNGHCVDNMILAENYPRGHKELRGSFFNIHGPVDTMSWFASHGVELKVEDDGRVFPVSNSSSSIIDCLNSEVKQRGVSLQTRKTVAAISILSSGKFLLEIQQHTSVHVERVEADYLLIASGSSRQGYTLASQLGHSIVDPVPSLFTFKIEDLRLRELSGVTFPKVKVRLKLDSVQRNIPKLTQVGPMLVTHWGLSGPAILRLSAWGARFLFSSSYKGQLFVDFIPDLHVENLKSVLSHHKLQYAGLSGDVLWASISNSSLMSIGSVLKNCIFEVTGKGQFKDEFVTAGGVPLSEISLNTMESKVCTRLFFAGEILNVDGVTGGFNFQNAWSGGFIAGTTIGRLALGSCLGLK from the exons ATGGCAATGAGACGGTGCTTCGTAGGTTCTGGACAAGCTAACACCTCTGTCTTCTCTCTCAGCTTTTCCTCAATACTTCCTACCTTTCACTACAAACGTACCAGACCAAGGGAAAGGCGTTGCACTACCCATGCCATTTGCCATGCTACAAAG TCAAAGGAGGAGCTTTTGGTGGTTGTTGGGGGTGGGGCAGCTGGGGTGTATGGAGCAATTCATGCTAAGACTGTGGCACCCCATCTTAGTGTTGTAGTTATAGAGAAGGGAAAGCCTCTCTCCAAG GTGAAAGTTTCTGGAGGAGGACGGTGCAATGTGACTAATGGGCATTGTGTTGACAATATG ATTTTGGCAGAAAACTATCCCAGAGGGCACAAGGAACTGAGGGGatctttttttaatatacatGGTCCGGTGGATACAATGTCCTGGTTTGCCTCTCATGGAGTGGAGCTGAAG GTTGAGGATGATGGCAGGGTATTTCCTGTCAGCAACAGCTCTTCTTCTATAATTGATTGTCTCAATTCTGAAGTGAAGCAAAGGGGAG TTTCTCTGCAGACAAGAAAAACTGTAGCAGCAATATCTATTTTATCTAGTGGCAAATTCCTTCTCGAGATTCAGCAGCACACATCTGTTCATGTTGAACGAGTTGAAGCTGATTATCTATTGATTGCTAGTGGTAGTAGTCGTCAG GGTTATACTCTTGCATCTCAGCTTGGTCATTCAATTGTAGATCCAGTGCCAAGCTTGTTTACTTTCAAAATAGAAGATTTGCGTTTGCGGGAGTTGTCTGGG GTTACATTCCCTAAAGTTAAAGTGAGGCTAAAATTGGATAGTGTCCAAAGGAATATACCTAAGCTTACACAG gtTGGTCCCATGTTAGTTACACATTGGGGGCTCAGTGGACCTGCTATTCTTCGGTTATCTGCTTGGGGTGCCCGTTTTCTATTCAGTTCAAGTTACAAAG GTCAACTTTTTGTGGATTTTATCCCTGACCTGCATGTGGAAAATTTGAAGTCAGTTCTTTCTCATCACAAGCTTCAATATGCG GGTTTAAGTGGAGATGTCTTGTGGGCTTCTATCTCAAATAGTTCATTGATGTCCATAGGTTCTGTGTTAAAGAACTGCATATTTGAAGTGACAGGCAAG GGTCAATTTAAGGATGAATTTGTTACTGCTGGTGGTGTTCCCTTGTCAGAG aTTTCGCTTAATACAATGGAAAGCAAAGTTTGCACACGTCTATTCTTTGCTGGAGAG ATACTGAATGTTGATGGGGTAACTGGTGGCTTCAATTTCCAG AATGCTTGGTCAGGAGGGTTTATTGCAGGAACCACTATTGGTAGATTAGCACTTGGATCTTGTCTAGGTTTAAAGTAA